A window of Cyclopterus lumpus isolate fCycLum1 chromosome 10, fCycLum1.pri, whole genome shotgun sequence genomic DNA:
atgacaatatgaGCAGAGGGCTCACAAGGTCAGAAATTGAAGGAAGGTTTTTCCTCATGTTTActgttttcctgtgttttccCCAGATGTGTACTATTACTTAAAAGACCCTCCCCCGGGTTTTCTACCCAGATTTGGAACCGTCACCATGGCTGGCGTACTTGGCATGTTCTTGACACGGAAAGGTAACTCATGTCACGATATCACAAACACTTCAGGCCTGCTGGGAACGATGGTTTTGTCATCTATTATTCCATCTCTTTAACAACaatgttataatataataaagaaaCTGCATTCCAtctcaaaacaaacattttgaggTGTATCTACATAAATGGTCGCATAGAgtcacatcatatatatatatatatatatacacaatatttaAGCATATGTTCATTTAAATTTTTGGTGGCAGATGAgatttccccactggggattaataaagttttctaatctaataatatataatctaaCCTTTATTGAATTTTTTCAAATTACATTCTTTCCTAGGCAACCATGTGATACTTCCCTTTGTGCCATGGAAGTTGGTAAATAATTCATGGTTCTTCACAGGAAGTCTACACTAGTATTTAGATGCATCGGTGTTGTATTAGAAACTTGCTATTTTGCATAAATAGAAAGGATCTGCCGTGAGTGTTTTGCAATGTCATAGTAGCATGCAAGCTAGCTCAGGTTCTCTTTAGATGAGGCAGACCTGTTCCATGCAGCTGTGTGGTGGTAGCAGGTGTTCATAATACATCCTCACATTCATCCACCATGATGTGGACGTCTGAATGTAAAATagtatgaataatacataccGTGGACTCAATCACTTTGTGAACCATAACATCCGTGTCACACAGCAGGCGCTCGTATGAGACTGTTTTGCTTGCAGCACATTTAACCTGAGGATTACTCAGTCTCTGATGCAGCTGGCACAGATCATCAGTGTTTACAGACCATAGTTTGCCAACTAAGTCCCCAAAAACCTCCACAAAGAAGCACAAGACGCAAGAGGTTAAGTTTCCGTTTTTCTCAGCAGTCTTAATCTCTCTGTGGGGAGTCAGTTAGAGGACATTTCTCAATAGCAGGACCAGATTAAGTTTGGTTCCAGGTTTTAATCTGTGTCAAGTTGGATTGATTGTTATTCTTCATTGTAAACATTAATTTCAGGCTCTCACTTCAAGAGGTTAGCCGTTCCACTGGGCCTGATGAGTGCAGGAGCTTCAGTGTGCTACCCGGCTCAGACGGTGGCTGTGCTGAAGGTATCCTACTTTTAATGCTGACCTCTTGTTGTTGCCAGTAACAAAGTCCTTAGTTTCTAACACAACCACTATCTTTTGTGCTACCCAGGTGACGGGTAAGAAGGTGTATGCTGTCGGGCAGTGGAGCAGCGCTGCAGTGTCTTCACTGCTCAGCTCCAAGTCGCAGGACATCAAAGACGTTGCTGCTTCACAAccacaggttgtgtgtgtgtgtgtgtgtgtgtgtgtgtggttgtgtgtgggtgtgggtgtgtgtgtgtgtgtgtgttaatggtaACTCCCTTTCCACTGAATGATTTCCGCCTACATTCTTAACTTTCTCAAAGAAATCCCTCATGCCTCTCATAGGGTTTATTATGAATTTCCTTTCCCATTAATTTGCCCTTGTATGATGGTTgcattgtttctgtttcttacCCTTTTGTGCTTCATACAATGTGGCTTGAAGAACTTTGTTATCTTCATATAAAACTTAATCTCACTGTAATGACTCCGCAGTgccagctaaatgtaatgtacctGAAATGTAAAATGCTAATGTAggcaattacacacacacacacacacacacacccacacaccccccTTCTCCAGTCAGTGTAATACATTGAATCTATTAGAACTGAAAACTGAGTAGTGCTTAATTCggtttgtaaatgtaatgtgtttcttttgtcaCTGACAAGTACAGTTTAGTTGTGATTAATCAAACGGTGAAATTCATAATAATAGTTTTGTATACAATAATGTATTCAAGCCTTCGATCAACAGATTTAAATGAGTTTTATTCTTTGTCCACGTTAGACAGCTGCAGTAGTTGACGAGGCCTCAGAGCCCAGCTCAGCCCAGAGCTCTACAATCCCAGAGAGAGAGGTTGAATCAGCCGAGTCTGTTGTCGCTGTCATAACAGAGGAGGCGTCGTCAGTAGAACCAGAGATTTACCCCGACCAGACCCCCACAGAGACCAACGCAGGTATTGTAGATATTGATCTCGGTctgcttgtctctctgtctacgtCTCTTTAGTTTAACACAAAGGCTGCTACTTCTGGTTTGCGTTATTTCCTCTCCTGTCCAGGTCCAGTGGCACATTCAGTGCCAGTAGAGACAACGGCCATCGCAACCTCTGAAGAAATCAATGCATCTGTTGGAAGTGAGGAGCCCTCAGACACAAAACGAGCAGCAGAGGATATCTCCACTGACGCCAGCCCAGCTGAGCCCACGCCAAGCTTAGAACCAGAGACCTTGACGGCTTCTCCGGTGGAGTCTGTCCTGGTGGAGGTCGCCGCTCCAGTGGAGGTCGTCCCGGTGGAGTCTGTCCCGGTGGAGGTCGCCGCTCCGGTGGAGGTCGCCGCTCCGGTGGAGGTCGTCCCGGTGGAGTCTGTCCCGGTGGAGTCTGTCCCGGTGGAGTCTGTCCCGGTGGAGGTCGTCCCGGTGGAGGTCGCCGCTCCAGTGGAGGTCGTCCCGGTGGAGTCTGTCCCGGTGGAGGTCGTCCCGGTGGAGGTCGCCGCTCCGGTGGAGGTCGTCCCGGTGGAGTCTGTCCCGGTGGAGTCTGTCCCGGTGGAGTCTTTCCCGGTGGAGGTCGTCCCGGTGGAGGTCGCCGCTCCAGTGGAGGTCGTCCCGGTGGAGTCTGTCCCGGTGGAGGTCGTCCCGGTGGAGGTCGTCCCGGTGGAGGTCGCCGCTCCGGTGGAGGTCGTCCCAGTGGAGGAACCACCAACTCCAAAAGCCTCAAATGAGCCAACAGGTACGTAAGATGTTCTGCTCGTAGTGTTAAAGACCTGGAAGTGCTCTTGGAAACCCACCGTTGGTACAGAAGTGGATTCAATGGAAATGTAGCTTCTTGTGTGGAGAAAATCCTAAAACTATTGTACTATACACCAATTCTTTGTTAACTGCCAAGAGGTAGCTGAGAACGTTATGAATGTTAATAATGTGACGATGGCTTTCATAATGGTGGAAACGCATTCGGTCATGTCCGTGCTGCTGATCCTGTGTTATATTTTGATACGACTCCTCAGTGCCAGTTGTTGAATCAGCTGAGCCGGAACCTTCTGTCCAACCCGAGTTAACTGAGCTGCcacaagctgctgctgtggaCGAGACTCTCACACCACAGCTGGCACCAGGAGGCAGCAAAGGTACTGTGAACACCACTACACCAATGCTTTGGGTGGAGAGTCgggcatccacacacacacacacacacacacacactgcgtctTTTCCGGGAATTTCCCTAAACTCAAGACCCAACACCTGAATGTGTTGGGTCTTGTGCTTGTTAGGAGCGGTGATGTTCACTTTCCAGACAGTTTTCAGTCAAATCGTTCTTCGGTCACAAGCCGGCTCTTCGGCCAATGGAAAAACAATTTATTAGATCGCAAAGAATGATATTCACCAAATATACCTTGAGGGATGTAATGCTACCAGAGTCAACATTTGATTATATGCAGTTTAAAAAACTCCACCATGTTCTAGACACCTTCTCTGGACAGCCTGAAATGAACCTGACCAGAAAGACAATGATCCCGTATTGCATAATCACTGCATTGAACATCTTACCATGAGGCCAGATATCTCTGCCGGCTGGTTTGTCTGTATGCCGCTTATCTCCACAATCGTTCATCTGCTCCACATTTGGTGAGTGTGTTGCTAGAGTCTCCAGAGACGCGGGAGTTTGTTGTCACATTTGGTGTAATTTGTGCTGGTGACACATCGTAATAAACTTTGAATAAACCAACACAGCGATGTGGGCGGAGCTTCAGGGCTCCGCAGCAGGTCGTCTTATCGGCTTCACTTCCCCACTGAACTCCTCACTTCCCGGGAGTCAACACGAGCAGGTGTCTTTTCCCGGTGTCTAAATTAATACTAAATTATAACACTAATCACTTTAGCGCCAGTGAAATGCCTAATTAAGTCTACGCTCTACCTAAGAACCAGGCTGTTATGTCAAATCAAGCAACTAATGCGTCTTTTTGGAAATGACCTCCTCTAACCGCAGGTAACCGTGACTTGGGTGTGTTTTTGAGGGGCAGATTTTGTGATTCGGGGCCCCCCGGTAAACGCCAACTTACTTCACTTTGCACCCTTTCTCTAACTGGTAAAACACACAACAGCACATTGAAAGTAAAATAGAAGAATTATCAGCACAATAAACTTAAATGTAACATCTGTTCAAAGTGGCGCTTTTAACTTCTAATATGATGCTGGACAGTTAAACACATAGTGATTAATTTGAGAACAACATAACcagcaacatctctctctcaggtAAATGCAGTACTACAatgtagaagtacacagtacagtatgtTGTGTACAGTTGAGTTACGTATTTTTGGGGGCCTTCCGTAAGTTATTTTAGAATACAATGAGTTTGAATAGTAAAATAATTCactattgtttttaaatctaaacACCATGATGAATGTCTGAACCTGGTGGTTTTACCTGGTCGTACACTGGTATTGTATGATCACAGAAGATTGATGGGACACTGAGTACTCTTTAATAAATTAGTTGTAACGATTAATTCTTTAGTTGGTTCTAACATGGATATGGTTGTTATTTCAGTTGATGCTTATGGGTTTATTGTTGTAGTATTTCTGTGCTTGTGACAGATGTTGTTGCATTTCTCTTGCTCTCCTCCAGGGGGCTCTGGCTTCAAGCAGGACCCTGCTCTGATGGACTTTGGCCAGTCCAACCCCGAGGATGAAGACCTGTACAGCACACGCAGCTGAGGCCACATTCAGAACTACAGACCCTGTATCATTACTCAGGAAGTCTTTCATCAACATTTCCATTCTCATTTCTTCGGCCcacatcatttttatttccacAGAAAAGGTCCTAGTACGTTCCTCAGTGCTGAGTCAGTTTGAGTAGGACAGGAACAAGGATCACGCCCACTGCTGTTTACAAGTCTTTTCATCCACAGATGGCAgatttgtctttctgtttgtgtcatttaacAATTATTGGCTTTTGTGCGACAACTTTCACAGTCATGAGTGCACGGTGCTTGTATTTACTGTAATTTATCTGCTGAAAATACTGCACATGGATTGGTAATGATTACATGAAGGACTATTGCTGTTGCATTGTGTGACATGAAGAATTGTCCAGTTATTTAgaaccaaaaataaatatatttttcatgatTTCATGTTGTCAATTACTTaatacttttacattacatgttagTTGTGTTATTTAacgttatattttatatatatatatatatatatatgttagcATGCCACACAAACCAAAACGCTGCATGTTTGCATTGTCAGCACGTTTGTTGCTTAGCTCAACGCTCCACTGGGCCTGTGCGTAGACTCTGTTCTTGTTAATGTTGCGCTACAACTTACTTACTCAATTCGTTGTACCAAGTCAGAAATCGACTCATGCAGTAAACAATTCAATGAGCCCCACTTCCTTGGTCAGTGATGAACAAGTTGTGTAACTGCTATTAAATCTGACCCCAAAGGGATGCACTCATTGTTTCCTGAAACAAAAGCTGGGACGCTGACATTGAAATTCCAATGACGAACAAGAAATGAAATGATTCTGTCGAGGAACTCCTTTTGCTTTGAGCGGCGAGTGATTGCATTAACACATAATGCTATGAAGCAGTTCTGGTGCCACATGTTTCTGCTTATTTGTGTGAGCGCTACGTTAGTACGGAAGGACCGGGCTATCTGTTTACGTCTTTATAGCTTCACTGACCCTCGGAGGAACCGGAGCTCCCCAGACGTCATAAACTCTGCTCACCAGAGTCACGACCCTCGGGACTCTGGTGTGTGGATTTGCTCACATATGTTCATCGGAGGAAAAACTAAGAGAGAGatcaataagacaccaatactTTCCCATCCTCCTTCCTGTTATACGTGGGAGAAAAACACGGTATCTAGGCGTCCTGCGGCATCGGTGCTACGGGTTGGAGACGGGTCGAGGGACTTGTGGGCTGGTGTTACTGtgccgttttctttttttaaaaacaactccAGAAACAAGTTGTGCCCTGGATTCCTTACCCTCCAACGGCTTTTAACAAACCCACATGGAACTTATTGACTCTGATCAGAATAGAacagagcggagagagagagagtgggaatGCTGTGAATCTGTGCAACCCGCTCCACTCTCATGGACATCTTGTTGCTGTAAGCTCGGGGGCCGGTGTCAGAGGCAAGATGTGATGCTAAGTATAGCCTCGATCTCGCCTCTCTCAAGGGTCCCCTACACATAGGGGCCCCCTTCCGTACAGCATCCCACACAGGCAGCAGCTATGATTATGTTCTGAGAACAAACAAATGTTACACTGGACTCTGTCATGTTGTCCAGAGCGCCTTCAGATTTGTTCTTGACCAGCGGAGAGGAAGCAGGGCTCACAGCCCTGACCTTTCACCTCTTACCCCCATGAGCCGTGTTTTCCACAGTCACGGCCCGTTATCTTCCCAGGATCCGGCTTGTGAGGGAGACCCCCACCGTCAAATAAGCACACGGCACATTTATCAGTACAGAATATAAACTCAACAACTATGTAAGCAATGTAAGGGTGTTTGTGAATACTCGTGCATGTCGTCGTCTCCTTTATTTGCACGGGTCAGAGTGCAGTATGTGCAAACAGCTTCTCCTCTGCTCATCGATGTAGATAAAGAGTGACGCTCATAGAGCACACATACCTATCAACTGATCGTTGCTTGTTTTGCAGACAACTGTCTGTATAACTTTCGCTCGCAGCAACAGCCACGGATATCAAATAATGGTACATCGAGTTAATGAgagcagaagaaagagaaagacacttTTGACAAAGTAAAGCAACAAAAAgtaagagaggaaaaaaaaaaaatgtcacgcTTTCAATCCATAAAAAACTCAAACACAAAGTGAAGAAATAATTGGCCGTGAGATTGATGTCCGGTCCGGGCTGAGATGTAAGCGGAGGTTTGATCCTCTCCGCTCCGTTGCTCTCCTTATCTGCTGCCTTTTGGACCGTCAAACAGCCGTGGACGAACTCGCACTCCCACACATGCTCCAGCTGTTGGTCACTCGGCCCTCGATTCGGGCTTCTGACAGCGAGAAGAAGAGCACCTTTTGAAATCGGCGAACGTGTTTTTCAAAATGCAACGCGGTCTCTGAAAAGTGAAACATTTAATGACCCGCGCTCCGCATGCCGCCTGAATCGATTGTCTGAAGATAGCGTAGCGTGAGATTGCCCCTCCAATTGCTGACGAAGGTCAAAGAAGGTCAAACCGGAGCCGCTCTGAGATAAACCAGtaacaataaacaaagtgaAAGTAAGACTGAATTTGAAGCCAATAGACGAAGCGATCTCCTCATTTGAATGCCTGTaatgttttcagtgttttcagtATGCTAGATTTGGTAAGTTATGTGTGGACAAAGTTGTGCTTAACATCTTTACACGTGTTTAATCGTGTCATTCcgacagtattttatttttacttgtaAAGTCATTTGTTTAATATTTCTCCACTTGTGTTGTGCGCTTGTCTATTATCACACATATGTCAGACCGGAGTCAGGTGATTATTCCTTTATGCTAATAGGAATAAAACAATGTGGCAATAGAGCTCTGATTCAATACATCTATTTGACATTAAATAGAGAAAGTGTCAGCTGAAGATGTATTATTACAGTaattcagaatgaacagcacgTTCATCCTGTTTAATGTTCTCATTGTATGAAGAGTATTAAGTAAACAATGTGAATGTGCAGGCCGAATGTAAACGTCTGCATGTTTTTGTACGAGTGCTCTAAATTTatacattcttttatttattaagctTTTCATAATCacatttttgtgattttttttatttctaaatccAGAATGATGGAGAAAACTAGTGATCATTGTGAGAGGGAATATGATTGATTGGTTTTGTTGTGGTTTCCTAGCGTTATTGTTGGAGGAATTCAACGTCCATGAGGAGTTCAAAACGTGATGCTCATGAGCAGATGATAAACACGAGGCTCACCGTGAGTGTAGAGTTTAAGAGACGATGCTCGTTGTTTCCGTGTTTGAGGATTCTACAAACTATGTTCAGGCGAGAGAAAATATATCGATCTGCATATGTAACATAGAGCAGCAGTTTTATGATTTATGGCACAGTTTTAATTTACAGCGTATTAGGCACCCCATTCCTGTCGTGGCCTCAAATACTGTAACGGTGCAATAGTTTGGCAGAATGATACTTTAAGGAGGAAGAAATAGATGCTCTTAATAATAACATCTTGATATCAGTTTGTTCAGTGATTTcaagatgtgtatatatttctataGTGAATTCCTAAACCATTTGTTTCGATCATGTGACTGCTGACATACTGTATGACGCGCAACATGTCGGTGGAGGTGATGAGTGAAAACGAAACAATCAGAACCGAGTCGCGTCCCCTCCAGTTGGATCTTCTACCGCTCGAGGGGCAACACCGGGACtcgtaacaaataaataaacagggaATTAAATGAGATAAAAGAAAAGGTTGGCTTGATTGTGAGCAACACGGTTCAGCCTGAAATGAATGATGCAACTCAATAATCTGATCACTTTATTTATTGCACtcaattaaaaaactaaaacaaattgtcatttcatttaatttgattacAGACGGTTATTCAttacatatacacattacaATAACGTAACATGTAGTTGTTAACCTTTTgttaaattgttatttatttcaataatgTGATGTGACATTTGAATTAACACGATAGATAAATGTAGTCATATTTTGGACTGGTGTCTCCACGGTCTGTGGGAATTATGGCAGAGTTTTCATGTTCATCCACATCTTGCGTATCCTTGTAATTTTATTCATGAACACATGCTATTCTCCACTTTCAGCTGTTCCCAACTATATAACTATAAAGGAggtttttactttaaatgtcagttgtgttaaagaaagaaaagaaaggtgcttatatttgttttttattcatatgcAGCCTTGAAAGTCTTCTCTGTGCTGGAGCTCTGAGGaagaacatttgttttgattacCAGCTGCATTAAGTTAAATGTTGTTGGATATTAAAATTGTACAAAACATTGTTGGCCTCTCAAGCTTTGTTATGCACTCTTTGAAAATGCGGATATAGTCACACGGACATGCAGACAGCATCTCTGTGTCCAGAAGTTGAGAACACTTCTAACCACGGCCCATTTTAGAGAAATGTAGTTGACTGGAACACGATGGAGCAGAAAGAAGTGctttattaaatgtacttagttacttccACAAGAGGAACTGAGGAACAGAGGGGAGGCAGagacatttcttcttctgtcttcttcGATTTCTGTTGGCCAGCATGACGCCATCAATTTCATTTCTCCGTTGTGTCAGGGCCTTtggcttctctgtgtgtgtgtgtgtgtgtgtgtgtgtgtgtgtgtgtgtgtgtgtgtgtgtgtgtgtgtgggaagaaCAACTGTGAATACCCAGCATGCCGGTGGAGGCACACCGTATTATGAAGTTTCCGTTTTGGGAAGCCGAACCATCACATTTGAACAATTCGTTCCATGCAGCGAATCCTGCACGAAGGTCTTCATCTGCGGCTTTCTGTCCCGCCTTCACTCGTCTTCCTCACTCAGCTTTCCCACGGCTATTAGAACATGTCAGATCCTGATAGATGCTCAATGGAGCggagtgcacgcacacacactcacacacacacacacacacgtctcaacACGCATGTAAACAGTGCATGCCAGGCTGAGATTAATAACATTCAGTTGCACAACTACTGAAGCAAAAGGGCCCACGTGCACATGTACGTGCACAGACGGGGAAGAGATGCACGCTCACACCGTTGATCAAAGGAGCTGTGATGTAATCAGTCTCAGAGCTTTGCGAGCGTCCCTCATTAACTTTTACCAGAGGCTCTAATGAAAAACCACTGGAGGGGATCTCcgttttctctccttctttccctccacctcctccccctctttctttctcatctccTTGTTCACTCCCTGCAGTATCtgcgtgtcctcctcctcattcatcTTCCACTCTGtgcctccctgtctctctctctctctctccctctccctctctccctctctccctctctccctctccctctccctctctccctctctctctctctctccctctccctctccctctccctctccctctccctctctctctccctctccctctctctccctctctccttctctccctctctctctccctctctccctctccctctctccctctccctctctctctctctctccctctccctctccctctctctctccctctctctctctctctctctctccctctccctctctccctctctccctctctccctctctctctccctctctccctctccctctccctctctccctctctctctctctctctccctctctctctccctctccctctctccctctctctctctccctctccctctgccccAGTGGCTGGCTTGACTTCCGCTGAGACAGAGTAAATATTTCCCATGGCTTATCTGACCGCTGACAGGACGAATATGACACAGAGTGCGATGCTCTGCTAATTAACACACAGCCTCCGTTCCccgggtcagaggtcacggggGGACGGTTTAACACAGCGGTGTCATAATAGTTACGGTGAGGTATGACACATGGGTTTGTGTTCGCAGTCATGGAGACACAGCTATtgctcaaacacacatcttGACTTGATTTTCTCCGTTTTGGCCTTTTCTGGTGAAGACtctgggagggaggggaaaaaggAGGGATTGAAtacaatacagagagagagagagcgagagagagagagagagagagcatgtttCTCttattctctctgtctctgcaggctGGCTTGTGTCCAGGTAGTCCAGCCTCTTAGTTATGATGAAGGTGGGACGTGGAGGCAACTTCCCTGTTGTGCAATCATCATGAGGCTCTTGGGGGCTATAAGTCCCCGAACCTCATCTGGTTTCTCAGCCTTATTTtttcaacagacacacacacacacacacacacatacacacacacacaaactcagagGCATGATATGGTCCGAGGTATTCAGTTGTGCAGATTTGTCTGAGGGGCCGAGGAGCAATTTTCAAGACATGGACTTTAGCCAAAAGAAGCATTGAAAAGCGCCTGACTGCTCGGACCGGAGGCTCAATCACTCACAGGTAAGACGACTTCTTTAGAGAAGTCTGCTTCGATTGGATAATGCctcatttcacattttaattaatccTCATCTTAATGTTTCTTTCACTAATTCAACTGCCTGCATATAATTACCAGTTATCTTTACTGAAAAATTGTTATTTGAAGAAGTCATTTCACTTATCTAACCGATTGCCTGGTTTAAATCCAattagttgttgtttctttttaatttaatactattaatattattaatgcaCTCCACTGGTGCACCGGACCATGACAGGATCAGTTTCAATGACTTAAGAATCCAGTAAATCTATTAAATCTGAAATTAAGTTGACACTTTTTCATTAATGCACCAACAACTTATTTCAGTCATTAATCCAAAATAGATGTTTCTGAGGAACCGCTGTAGCAGCCAGATTATTACAAGCCCGTCATATGTATTTCATTACTTCAGGAATCGTGTATTGTTTTGCTGCGATTAGTTATCAAGTATGACAGCCAACGAAAGATTACCGTGTTTCACTGAGTCCATAAAAGGCAGCTGAAGCCTGAACATCctctgttttgtgtttatttccagCTGACCTTGGCAAACTGAAAGGGGGGAAGTGAACGAGGGTACATCCAGTCCTATAATGGCAATCCCAAGtgacctcttcctcttcaactccacctcctccccctatTCAGCGACCGAGATCTATCTGaatgcctctctctccccccctgcTCCCCACTGCCCCGGCTGGCCCCCTGTGCCCATGACCACCGTCATCCCCGCCCTCTACAGCGTCATCTCCGTGCTGGGAACCGTCGCCAACGCCCTGGCAGCGTGGGTGTTGGCCCACGCCAGTGTCTCGAGGAGAACCGTGGCCAACACGTTCATGCTGAACCTGTGCGTGTCGGACCTGCTGTTCCTGCTGACCCTCCCGCTGTGGGCCGTCTACTACTCCCGGGACTACGACTGGCCCTTCGGCCAGGTCGCCTGCAAAGCCTGCGGAGCTCTCCTCAACCTCAACCTCTACGCgtccatcttcttcatcacgTGCATGAGCATCGACCGCTACCTGGCCATCGTGCGTCCCCTCCGCTCCCAGAGTGCGAGATACCCCAAGCGCGCCCGGCTCACGTGCCTCCTGGTGTGGGTGCTGGCGTGTGCTTGCTCGGCCCCCACCTTGTATCTGAGGGACACTTACCCCCTGGAGGGGCTTGGTGTGGTGGCCTGTGGGATTGACTACCCTGATCCTACTTGGCATCTGACCCTGGTCTGGATGAAGATAGGCGTGGCCTTCCTGCTGCCACTGTTTGTCATCTCTTGTTGTTACGGGGCTATTGGCAGACATTTGTTGGCTAATACAGGGCTGCCGAGAATGCACTCCCCCAGCATGCCCTCTTTTAAATCACCCGAGTCCAAGGAGAGCAGTAAAACAGAGAGACCTCCGACCCCATGTGCCTGGCCCAGCTCCAGCGGGGGCAGGCCCCTGGAGGGCAGGGGGCTTGAGCGGGTGTTGTGGACAGTCGCCGCGGTGGTCCTGGCCTTCTTCCTCTGCTGGTTCCCCTTCCACTGCGTGACCTTCTTGGGCGTTCTGAGGATGGGTGGCTGGCTGGACAGCTGCTGGGTGGACTGGACCATCCACAACCTCACACCGCTGACCCTCTGCTTGGGATTCTCCAGCTCGGCCTTCAACCCGGTGCTCTACTGCTTCCTCGGCAACCACTTTCGGAGCCGTCTCGGGGGCCTCTGCAAGGGCCTGTGTGCTTGTCTGAAGGCCCAGGGGGAGGATCACAGCCAGAAGAGGGGCTCCTTCAGCACCAGGCTGAGCTCCTTCTCTCGAAAACTTAGCGACCTGAAAGACCTGGCGATTGTGGACCCCGGTCCTGTctaaacacccccccccccccccccccccccccttccaacTGGCTTCACACTAAGCGTGGATGTGTGAGACGGAGCTGTAACTGTGACTGACACGCCGCCCTACGAAGACAGAAACCAAGTTATGACAAAAGATGAAGCTGAGaggttcaaatatatattttcacgcTGGTCACCAAACAGTGTAACAGACAGATAAGTTATACATTTCATGCCTCTAATGCTGCAGCCTTCAGCCAAACAGGTTTTAA
This region includes:
- the LOC117737526 gene encoding type-2 angiotensin II receptor-like, giving the protein MAIPSDLFLFNSTSSPYSATEIYLNASLSPPAPHCPGWPPVPMTTVIPALYSVISVLGTVANALAAWVLAHASVSRRTVANTFMLNLCVSDLLFLLTLPLWAVYYSRDYDWPFGQVACKACGALLNLNLYASIFFITCMSIDRYLAIVRPLRSQSARYPKRARLTCLLVWVLACACSAPTLYLRDTYPLEGLGVVACGIDYPDPTWHLTLVWMKIGVAFLLPLFVISCCYGAIGRHLLANTGLPRMHSPSMPSFKSPESKESSKTERPPTPCAWPSSSGGRPLEGRGLERVLWTVAAVVLAFFLCWFPFHCVTFLGVLRMGGWLDSCWVDWTIHNLTPLTLCLGFSSSAFNPVLYCFLGNHFRSRLGGLCKGLCACLKAQGEDHSQKRGSFSTRLSSFSRKLSDLKDLAIVDPGPV